CAATTTTTAGGACATCAGTTCTAAGTATAGGTTTTATGCCTTCTTCTCTTGGGTCTCTTCCTGGTTTTTTGATTTCAGCTATGATGTCTCTTAAAGTAACTTTACCTACTTCCAATTTTTCACTTAATTCTCTCAAACCAATTTCCTTAACTTTTTCATCTATTTCTTCTATATTTTTATTTTTTACATCATCTAATGAATACCCTATTATTTCAATCATTTTTTTGCATATATCATAACTTTCAGGATGTACACCTGTATTATCTAGAGGGTTTTTTCCATCTAAAATTCTCATAAATCCAGCACATTGAGTAAATGCTTGAGGCCCAAGTCTTTTTACCTTTTTCAGTTGGACTCTTGATGTAAAATCTCCATTTTCTTCTCTATACGCTATTATATTCTTTGCAATAACCTTACTTATTCCTGCAATATGCTCTAATAGAGAATATGATGCAGTATTTAAATCTACTCCAACACTATTTACAGAATCTTCAACAACTCCATTTAATACTTCTTCTAATCTCTTCTTGTTTAAATCATGTTGATATTGACCTACACCTATACTCTTAGGGTCTATTTTAACAAGTTCTGCTAATGGGTCTTGTAGTCTTCTCGCTATAGATATAGCTCCTCTTATTGATACATTTATATCTGGATGTTCTTCATTTGCAAGTTCAGATGCTGAGTAAACTGATGCACCAGCTTCACTGACTATAACATATTGAACTTCTCTATCTATCTCTTTTATCATTTCTGATACAAATGTTTCTGATTCTCTTGATGCTGTTCCATTTCCTATTGAAATTATATCTATATTATATTTCTCAATTAATTCTTTTAAAGTCTTCTTTGCCCCTTCTACATTATTTTGAGGGTCTGTTGGATATACTGTTGTATAGTCCAATAATTTACCATTTTTATCTACAACTGCTATTTTGCAACCAGTTCTAAATGCAGGGTCAAATCCCATAACTACTTTATCTTTAACTGGTGGTTGAAGTAATAAACTTTTAACATTTTTTCCAAATACACTTATAGCTCTTTCTTGAGCTATTTCTGTCAGATGATTTCTTATCTCTCTTTCTATAGATGGGAAAATCAATCTTTTATATGAATCTTCTATTGAATTTACAATTTCATCTTTATTCTTAAAGTTTTTATCATTTACATATTCATTTACTATATAATTTAAAACTTTATCATTATTTATTTCTAATTTAACTTTTAAAAAATTCTCTTTTTCTCCTCTATTTATTGCTAAAACTCTATGCGGAGCCATACTTTTTACTGCTTCACTATAATCGTAATACATATCATAAACTGATTTCTCATCAGTAGAACTTTTACTAACTATCATTCCTTCTCTCAAAGCCAGCTCTCTTATGTATTTTCTAATCTTAGCATCATCTGAAACTGTTTCTGCAATTATATCTCTTGCGCCTTTTAGGGCATCTTCAACAGAAATTACTTCTTTTTCTTCATTTATATAACTCTTCGCCTCTAAATCTATATTATCTAGATTACTCTCTAGTATTGATATTGCTAGATTTTCTAGCCCTTTTTCTTTTGCTATTGTTGCCCTAGTCCTTTTCTTTTGTTTATATGGGGCATATATATCTTCTACTTCTTGTAGTGTTTTTGCTTTTTCTATATTTCGTGTTATTTCATCTGTTAATTTTCCTTGTTCATCTATTAACCTAACTACATCATCTTTTCTACTTTGAAGGTTTCTTAGATACATCAATTTTTCATAGAATTCTCTTAATGTGACATCACTCATCTCACCAGTCATTTCTTTTCTGTATCTAGCTATAAATGGTATTGTATTTCCTTCATCAATAAGCTTTAGCGTGTTATTTATTTGTTCGTCTTTGAGATTAAATTCATTTTTTAAGATTTGATTTATATCCAATTTTTTTCACTCCTAATGTTAGTTTTTTCATAAGTATAACGGTAAACAGAACGAAGGCTGAGGGTTG
This sequence is a window from Clostridioides difficile. Protein-coding genes within it:
- a CDS encoding RNA-binding transcriptional accessory protein; protein product: MDINQILKNEFNLKDEQINNTLKLIDEGNTIPFIARYRKEMTGEMSDVTLREFYEKLMYLRNLQSRKDDVVRLIDEQGKLTDEITRNIEKAKTLQEVEDIYAPYKQKKRTRATIAKEKGLENLAISILESNLDNIDLEAKSYINEEKEVISVEDALKGARDIIAETVSDDAKIRKYIRELALREGMIVSKSSTDEKSVYDMYYDYSEAVKSMAPHRVLAINRGEKENFLKVKLEINNDKVLNYIVNEYVNDKNFKNKDEIVNSIEDSYKRLIFPSIEREIRNHLTEIAQERAISVFGKNVKSLLLQPPVKDKVVMGFDPAFRTGCKIAVVDKNGKLLDYTTVYPTDPQNNVEGAKKTLKELIEKYNIDIISIGNGTASRESETFVSEMIKEIDREVQYVIVSEAGASVYSASELANEEHPDINVSIRGAISIARRLQDPLAELVKIDPKSIGVGQYQHDLNKKRLEEVLNGVVEDSVNSVGVDLNTASYSLLEHIAGISKVIAKNIIAYREENGDFTSRVQLKKVKRLGPQAFTQCAGFMRILDGKNPLDNTGVHPESYDICKKMIEIIGYSLDDVKNKNIEEIDEKVKEIGLRELSEKLEVGKVTLRDIIAEIKKPGRDPREEGIKPILRTDVLKIEDIQEGMSLKGTIRNVVDFGAFVDIGIKNDGLVHKSEMSNSFVKDPMSIVTVGDIVDVKVIGIDLNKKRVALSMKK